From Anopheles funestus chromosome 3RL, idAnoFuneDA-416_04, whole genome shotgun sequence, a single genomic window includes:
- the LOC125770842 gene encoding tubulointerstitial nephritis antigen-like: MKYLLLLLALAAFAEVQANRFRQEFPGPFCAARNYDACCRDRQDGCAQPISTTLCYCDEFCQRGEHGDCCPDYEEVCLGIIAEPENATSCVHKNHYFTPYSETVVDNCNTCKCNYDGSVTCTENVCLVDDDLLRQLNHLQRSIGWKPTNYSEWWGRTYDDGKVLRLGTIYPKILVKAMKRLSNKGGSLPKHFDASEHWTGLIAEARDQGWCGSSWAFSTATMASDRFAILSKGREMVQLAPQQMLACVRRQLGCRGGHLDTAWQYLRKVGVVNEECYPYIAAQNVCKIRSTDTLITANCELPVKVNRTDMYRMGPAFSLNNETDIMAEIKDRGTVQAIMRVYRDFFSYQSGIYRHSAAATPADERSAYHSVRLIGWGEERVGYEVVKYWIAINSWGQWWGENGRFRILRGSNECDIESYVLASNPYVHEHVQAIRKVGELQEFFVGTGYVPHPSRRYPPYGRG; this comes from the exons ATGAAGTATCTGCTGCTCCTTCTTGCGCTTGCAGCCTTTGCGGAGGTCCAAGCGAATCGTTTCCGTCAAGAGTTTCCAGGACCGTTCTGTGCGGCGCGAAATTATGATGCTTGTTGTCGCGATCGTCAGGATGGTTGCGCACAGCCAATATCCA CAACCCTTTGCTATTGCGATGAGTTCTGCCAACGAGGTGAGCATGGAGATTGTTGCCCGGATTACGAGGAAGTGTGTTTGGGCATAATCGCTGAACCGGAAAATGCCACATCGTGCGTACACAAGAACCATTACTTCACACCGTACAGCGAAACGGTAGTGGACAACTGCAATACTTG TAAATGCAACTACGACGGATCTGTCACCTGTACGGAAAATGTGTGCCTGGTGGATGATGATCTTCTCCGCCAGTTGAACCACCTTCAGCGGTCTATTGGATGGAAGCCAACGAACTATAGCGAATGGTGGGGACGCACCTACGACGATGGCAAGGTACTCCGTCTTGGAACAATATATCCAAAGATTCTCGTAAAGGCAATGAAACGGCTCAGCAACAAGGGTGGCTCGTTGCCGAAGCACTTCGACGCAAGTGAGCACTGGACTGGACTGATTGCTGAGGCTCGTGATCAAG GATGGTGTGGTTCGTCCTGGGCTTTCTCCACGGCGACGATGGCTTCCGATCGTTTCGCCATCCTTTCGAAGGGTCGCGAAATGGTACAACTGGCTCCACAACAGATGCTCGCTTGTGTGCGCCGCCAGCTTGGATGCCGGGGAGGACATTTGGACACGGCTTGGCAGTACTTGCGCAAAGTTGG TGTTGTCAACGAAGAATGCTATCCGTACATTGCGGCCCAAAACGTGTGCAAGATCAGATCGACCGATACACTGATCACGGCTAACTGTGAACTACCGGTGAAGGTGAATCGAACCGACATGTACAGAATGGGACCGGCGTTTAGTCTCAACAACGAAACCGACATCATGGCCGAAATCAAGGATCGTGGAACAGTGCAGG CCATCATGCGAGTGTATCGCGATTTCTTCTCGTACCAAAGTGGAATTTACCGTCATTCGGCCGCAGCCACTCCTGCCGATGAACGTTCCGCTTATCATTCGGTGCGTCTGATCGGCTGGGGCGAGGAACGAGTTGGCTATGAAGTCGTTAAATATTGG ATTGCTATCAACTCCTGGGGCCAATGGTGGGGCGAGAACGGTCGCTTCCGCATTCTGCGCGGATCAAACGAGTGTGACATTGAGAGCTACGTTCTGGCCTCCAACCCGTACGTGCACGAACATGTGCAGGCAATACGCAAAGTGGGCGAATTGCAGGAATTTTTCGTCGGAACGGGTTACGTTCCACATCCCAGCCGTCGGTACCCACCATACGGCCGTGGCTAG